In Arthrobacter sp. Soc17.1.1.1, one DNA window encodes the following:
- a CDS encoding recombinase family protein, protein MERPERLEGVEEPRLVPDGVLIGYARVSTTDQNLEAQTRQLVDAGCYDVYADHGKSGATMTRPELESCLRALQPGNTLVVTKLDRLGRTVRGLVELLDSLHERGIMFRSLGEGIDTTTASGRLMFTVIADVAEMERELIRERTKAGLAVATGKGGRPPRLQPHDVVEARRLREEKWTVEAIAKKFKVHRSTIIRALRTDGLAGAAYKGQPSGD, encoded by the coding sequence ATGGAACGACCGGAACGTCTCGAAGGCGTCGAGGAGCCGCGGCTGGTGCCTGACGGGGTTCTGATCGGATACGCCCGCGTGTCTACTACGGACCAGAACCTCGAGGCGCAGACCCGTCAGCTGGTCGACGCCGGTTGCTACGACGTCTACGCGGACCACGGCAAGTCCGGCGCGACAATGACCCGCCCCGAGCTGGAGAGTTGCCTGCGGGCGCTGCAGCCAGGCAACACGCTCGTGGTAACCAAGCTCGACCGGCTCGGCCGGACAGTGCGCGGACTCGTGGAGCTTCTGGACTCTCTGCACGAGCGGGGCATCATGTTCCGATCCCTCGGTGAGGGCATTGACACCACTACGGCTTCGGGCCGGCTGATGTTCACCGTCATCGCGGACGTCGCGGAGATGGAACGCGAGTTGATTCGGGAACGGACGAAGGCTGGACTCGCCGTCGCTACAGGCAAGGGCGGTCGACCGCCACGCCTTCAACCCCACGACGTCGTGGAAGCGCGTCGGCTCAGGGAGGAGAAGTGGACTGTCGAAGCCATCGCCAAGAAGTTCAAGGTCCACCGCTCCACGATCATTCGCGCACTGCGCACCGATGGTCTCGCTGGTGCCGCCTACAAGGGTCAGCCCAGTGGTGATTAG
- a CDS encoding TnpV protein, whose amino-acid sequence MNKYGKFAQETWKMTAPSQYALIPDPEEWFRKLGEEAEQRVEDLTREIAGPDSTTDSFLEKYGRLTASRMQAEEIVRAEMLTPSEMETEGDETDEEETTSSILLEHRKEVKRILQEGMEEVRAEELAYQDARDNSQS is encoded by the coding sequence ATGAACAAGTACGGCAAGTTCGCGCAGGAGACGTGGAAGATGACCGCGCCGTCGCAGTACGCCCTGATCCCGGACCCGGAGGAGTGGTTCCGGAAGCTGGGGGAGGAAGCGGAGCAGAGGGTCGAGGATCTGACGCGGGAGATAGCGGGCCCGGACTCGACGACCGACTCGTTCTTGGAGAAGTACGGACGCTTGACGGCCTCGAGGATGCAGGCCGAGGAAATCGTTCGGGCCGAGATGCTGACTCCGAGCGAGATGGAGACGGAGGGCGACGAGACGGACGAGGAGGAGACGACCAGCTCGATCTTGCTGGAGCACCGGAAGGAAGTGAAGCGGATCCTGCAGGAGGGGATGGAGGAGGTCAGGGCCGAGGAGCTGGCCTATCAGGACGCGAGGGACAACTCTCAGAGCTGA